In Candidatus Methylomirabilota bacterium, the following proteins share a genomic window:
- a CDS encoding YhjD/YihY/BrkB family envelope integrity protein, with product MISFCVITFLFGMIFKLLPDVYVAWRDVWLGAALTSLLFTLGKVVIGLYLGRSTIGSAYGAAGSLVVVLLWVYYSAQILFFGAEFTKVWARRRGAGTVPTEAAVPLTEEPRAEQGMARGQKLGAP from the coding sequence GTGATCTCGTTCTGTGTCATCACGTTCCTCTTCGGCATGATCTTCAAGCTACTGCCCGACGTCTATGTGGCGTGGCGAGACGTGTGGCTGGGTGCGGCCCTGACCTCGCTGCTCTTCACGCTGGGCAAGGTCGTGATAGGTCTCTATCTGGGCCGGAGCACGATCGGCTCAGCCTACGGCGCCGCTGGCTCGCTGGTTGTCGTCCTGCTCTGGGTTTACTACTCCGCGCAGATCCTCTTTTTCGGGGCCGAGTTCACAAAGGTCTGGGCGCGCCGGCGGGGCGCGGGCACGGTGCCGACGGAGGCGGCGGTGCCGCTGACCGAAGAGCCCAGAGCCGAGCAAGGCATGGCGCGTGGGCAGAAGCTCGGGGCGCCGTAG